The Engystomops pustulosus chromosome 4, aEngPut4.maternal, whole genome shotgun sequence genome contains a region encoding:
- the NPM2 gene encoding nucleoplasmin-2 isoform X2, which translates to MRQQPATTLTIGACTTDMASTVSNTSKLEKPVSLIWGCELNEQNKTFVFKVSDEDKSEHQLALRTVCLGDKAKDEFHIVEIVPQEVEGSDSQPVPIATLKPSILPMATMVGIELTPPITFRLKAGSGPVYISGQHIALEEDYSWAEEEGEEEVEEEEEEEDPESPPKPVKRPAASKKGSQAKKKMDKDEKEEESSEEEDSPVKKGKGAGRGRKPASKK; encoded by the exons ATGAGGCAACAGCCCGCCACCACGCTCACTATTGGAG CGTGTACTACAGACATGGCCTCTACAGTTAGTAACACCAGCAAGCTGGAGAAACCTGTGTCTCTTATATGGG GGTGTGAGCTGAACGAGCAGAACAAGACCTTTGTGTTTAAAGTATCAGATGAAGACAAGAGTGAGCACCAGCTGGCTCTAAGAACT GTCTGTCTAGGGGACAAGGCCAAAGATGAGTTTCATATTGTGGAAATAGTTCCTCAAGAGGTAGAAGGGAGCGACTCGCAGCCCGTTCCCATAGCCACACTGAAGCCGTCTATTCTGCCTATG GCTACAATGGTGGGGATAGAGCTAACTCCTCCCATCACCTTCCGACTAAAGGCTGGATCCGGACCGGTCTATATCAGTGGTCAGCATATTGCAT TGGAAGAAGACTATTCCTGGGCAGAGGAAGAAGGTGAAGAGGAagtagaagaggaagaggaggaagaagacccTGAATCTCCCCCTAAACCAGTGAAGAGGCCTGCAGCCTCCAAGAAGGGCAGCCAGGCAAAG AAGAAAATGGACAAAGATGAGAAGGAAGAAGA AAGTTCTGAAGAAGAGGACAGTCCAGTAAAAAAG GGCAAAGGAGCAGGACGAGGCAGAAAGCCGGCCTCTAAGAAATGA
- the NPM2 gene encoding nucleoplasmin-2 isoform X3, with the protein MASTVSNTSKLEKPVSLIWGCELNEQNKTFVFKVSDEDKSEHQLALRTVCLGDKAKDEFHIVEIVPQEVEGSDSQPVPIATLKPSILPMATMVGIELTPPITFRLKAGSGPVYISGQHIALEEDYSWAEEEGEEEVEEEEEEEDPESPPKPVKRPAASKKGSQAKKKKMDKDEKEEESSEEEDSPVKKGKGAGRGRKPASKK; encoded by the exons ATGGCCTCTACAGTTAGTAACACCAGCAAGCTGGAGAAACCTGTGTCTCTTATATGGG GGTGTGAGCTGAACGAGCAGAACAAGACCTTTGTGTTTAAAGTATCAGATGAAGACAAGAGTGAGCACCAGCTGGCTCTAAGAACT GTCTGTCTAGGGGACAAGGCCAAAGATGAGTTTCATATTGTGGAAATAGTTCCTCAAGAGGTAGAAGGGAGCGACTCGCAGCCCGTTCCCATAGCCACACTGAAGCCGTCTATTCTGCCTATG GCTACAATGGTGGGGATAGAGCTAACTCCTCCCATCACCTTCCGACTAAAGGCTGGATCCGGACCGGTCTATATCAGTGGTCAGCATATTGCAT TGGAAGAAGACTATTCCTGGGCAGAGGAAGAAGGTGAAGAGGAagtagaagaggaagaggaggaagaagacccTGAATCTCCCCCTAAACCAGTGAAGAGGCCTGCAGCCTCCAAGAAGGGCAGCCAGGCAAAG AAGAAGAAAATGGACAAAGATGAGAAGGAAGAAGA AAGTTCTGAAGAAGAGGACAGTCCAGTAAAAAAG GGCAAAGGAGCAGGACGAGGCAGAAAGCCGGCCTCTAAGAAATGA
- the NPM2 gene encoding nucleoplasmin-2 isoform X1 has product MRQQPATTLTIGACTTDMASTVSNTSKLEKPVSLIWGCELNEQNKTFVFKVSDEDKSEHQLALRTVCLGDKAKDEFHIVEIVPQEVEGSDSQPVPIATLKPSILPMATMVGIELTPPITFRLKAGSGPVYISGQHIALEEDYSWAEEEGEEEVEEEEEEEDPESPPKPVKRPAASKKGSQAKKKKMDKDEKEEESSEEEDSPVKKGKGAGRGRKPASKK; this is encoded by the exons ATGAGGCAACAGCCCGCCACCACGCTCACTATTGGAG CGTGTACTACAGACATGGCCTCTACAGTTAGTAACACCAGCAAGCTGGAGAAACCTGTGTCTCTTATATGGG GGTGTGAGCTGAACGAGCAGAACAAGACCTTTGTGTTTAAAGTATCAGATGAAGACAAGAGTGAGCACCAGCTGGCTCTAAGAACT GTCTGTCTAGGGGACAAGGCCAAAGATGAGTTTCATATTGTGGAAATAGTTCCTCAAGAGGTAGAAGGGAGCGACTCGCAGCCCGTTCCCATAGCCACACTGAAGCCGTCTATTCTGCCTATG GCTACAATGGTGGGGATAGAGCTAACTCCTCCCATCACCTTCCGACTAAAGGCTGGATCCGGACCGGTCTATATCAGTGGTCAGCATATTGCAT TGGAAGAAGACTATTCCTGGGCAGAGGAAGAAGGTGAAGAGGAagtagaagaggaagaggaggaagaagacccTGAATCTCCCCCTAAACCAGTGAAGAGGCCTGCAGCCTCCAAGAAGGGCAGCCAGGCAAAG AAGAAGAAAATGGACAAAGATGAGAAGGAAGAAGA AAGTTCTGAAGAAGAGGACAGTCCAGTAAAAAAG GGCAAAGGAGCAGGACGAGGCAGAAAGCCGGCCTCTAAGAAATGA